A segment of the Bacteriovorax sp. PP10 genome:
AAGCTGAATAACCAGCGAAGGAACATCTTAATAGGTAAACTCATCATTGTTACGAAAAGGAACATGAAGATATAGTAACGAATCGCTCCCATATCTGTGTAAAACTTGCGACCGAAGTTTGTTGCACGAGCAACCCAAACCGGAATAAATCCTACATATCCAATCGTTAATAAAATCCCGAAGATTTCTCTTAGAACAAGGTTTTTTGGCATCCCTGTGCCTAGACCTTTAATCCAGATAAATTCAGAAAGGTTAATGTTGTATTCAGCTACAACTTTGTGGAGATCCCAGAACTCGAATGGCCCATAGAACGTCCAGTTCGGACCTCTAAAGAATACCCCTACGATAATCAGGTAAACCCAAAGAACTAACCATCCATATAGGAATGAAGTGATCGCCCACTTTCTTTCTGAGAAAGTGAAGTATCCGTTCCCTTTTGGATTTGTATCAATATAAGGAATAGCAATTAGTCCACCAACAACAAGTCCTGGAAGAACAACACCGGCCATCCAAGGGTCGAAGTAAACTAACATTTCTTGAAGACCAAGGAAGTACCATGGAGCTTTAGCTGGGTTTGGTGCCCAAGTTGGGTTGGCAGGTTCTTCAAGAGGTGCCTTGAAAATAATCGCCCAAACAACTAGGAAAGCAGTACACGCGATGATCGCGAATAATTCTGTGTATACAAGGTTAGGCCATGACCAAACTTTTTCTCTATTTTCTGGAAGACCTTCAACTGGACCAAGTCCTTGTTCAATTCTCTCATCATTAATAGAAGCTTTGTGCATAGAAAACCATGTCGACCAAGCAACCAGGATAAGAAGAATACCAATAGGTACGTTATCCGGAGTCTTGATGATCAGGTAAAAGTTAGGGTCAGCAAAAAGCCAGGCCACAACCGGAATCGCAACAATAATTGCACCGATACCGAATTTTTTA
Coding sequences within it:
- a CDS encoding cytochrome b family protein, coding for MLKELINHLADPIFSFPIATIAFYFMIKYYKVFGSKKFGIGAIIVAIPVVAWLFADPNFYLIIKTPDNVPIGILLILVAWSTWFSMHKASINDERIEQGLGPVEGLPENREKVWSWPNLVYTELFAIIACTAFLVVWAIIFKAPLEEPANPTWAPNPAKAPWYFLGLQEMLVYFDPWMAGVVLPGLVVGGLIAIPYIDTNPKGNGYFTFSERKWAITSFLYGWLVLWVYLIIVGVFFRGPNWTFYGPFEFWDLHKVVAEYNINLSEFIWIKGLGTGMPKNLVLREIFGILLTIGYVGFIPVWVARATNFGRKFYTDMGAIRYYIFMFLFVTMMSLPIKMFLRWLFSLKYIVALPEWELNL